The DNA region TCCGACGGGGAGCGTGTAGTTCTCGGGGCGCAAAACCAGCTGGGCGACGATGAACTCCATCCATCCGGTGAGGAAGATGAAGATGAAAATCGTCGCCAGCCCCGGCTTCGCCAGCGGCAGGACGATCTCCCAGGCGACACGGAACGGGGACGCCCCGTCCATGATCGCTGCCTCCTCGTAAGAGACCGGGATCGAGTCCATGTACGTCTTCAACAGCCAGGTGTTGAATGGCACGGCCATCGCCGCGTAGTAGACCGCCAGCACGAGTTTGTTGTTGGTGAGCCCGGTACTCGAGAAGATTGTGTACAGGGCGATCAGCGCCGCGATGCCGAGACCGCCGCCGATCTGGGTGAACAGAATGTAGCCGTAGAGCAGCTTCATCCGGCCGGCGAACTCCCGGCGGGAGAACGCGTAGGCGGCCGGGACGATGAGCGACATGGCGATCACGACGGTAGCGACGCCGATGAACAGGCTGTTCCAGAAGTACCTGGGGAAGTCCGACGTCGAATCGACGTAGTTGCTCGCGTCGAGGAAGACGATTCGTGGCCACTCGAAGTAGTACACTATGTCGGTGAAGGGAACGGCGATCCGAAAGATCGCCCCGGGAATGTACAGATCGCCGACGACCCAGACGAACGCGTCCAGGCTGAATTGCTCGGGGATCAGGCCGGCGCTATCGGTCGAGTAGAGCGTCGCGCCTTCCCCCTGCAGGGCGATCATGAGCACCCAGTAGATGGGGAGCAGCAGCACGAAGACGAACGCGAGCGTCGCGAGCGTCGAAACGGCGGGAATCAGTACGTCCCGCGGCGAGATCGTTCCCCGCCTGACTCCCTGGATCGTGTACTCCACGTCGGCCCGGAATTCGGCCGGCTTGTCGATTGCCGTACGTACGTCGCCCGCGAGTTTTCGGCGAATGCTTTCGAACATCGTCATGGTTAGTTCACCCCCTCCGCCAGCTGTCCCTTCCAGACCGCGGCGAGCATGAAGATGCCAATGAAGACGACGGCAGTCATCATGATCGCGGCCCCGGCCCCGTAGGCGTCGAACGTGAACGCCTCGCGGTAGCCGTACAGGATGATGAGTTCGTTCGCACGACCCGGCCCACCCCGGTTGAACACGTACGGGATGAGGAACTGTGTGAACGACGCCGCGGCGGTCAAGATTGCCGCGAACATCACGGGTCGCTTGATCGACGGCACGGTCACGTTCAGGAACCGGTGAACGAAGCCGGCGCCGTCGACCTTCGCGGCGTCGAGCAAGTCGTCCGGGACGGCCTGGAGCGCGCTCACGGTGATGATGACCATGAACGGGTACGCCAGCCACATCTCGGTCAGAAGGTAGGTTCCGAACGCGAGCCACCGGTCGTTGAACCACGACTGGGTTCCGTACCCCAGTGCCATGACCGCCTGGTTCGCCAGTCCGAACCGGGCCGAACTGAATACGCCCTTCCAGATCGTAATCGTGAAAATCGGCGGGAGCGCCCACGGGATGATGATGATCGACCGCAGGTACCGCTTCCCGCGAACGCGGTCGCTCGTTACGAGCATCGCGAGGAACAGTCCGAACGCCACTTTGAGCGTCACGCTCACGGCGACGAACAGCCACGTAATGCCGAGGGAGTTCCAGAAGGCAGGGTCGGACAGCACCGCGACGTAATTTTCCAATCCGACGAAGTTCTCCACCCCACGCAGGCCGAAGAAGCCGGTTAATCCGCCGGGTCCGTCCTGGAAGACGGTCGCCGGTTCGGCGTCGGTAAAGGACAGGTAGATCGTAAACAGGAGCGGGAAGAACATGAATAGCGAGAAGAAAAACAGGCCCGGCAAGACCAGGAGCAACGCGCTGTTGTCACTGATCCACTCCTGCATCGACTCCGGTACTACCGCACGGTACCCGTCCCGTGAGCGCGCTCCGACTGAAGAAAGGCTCATTGGTGGTCAGACGTTCAGTTCCAGGCGTCCTGAATTTGACTCTCGGCGGCGGCCATCGCGTCCTCGACGGACTTGTTGCCGTTGAGGGCCTCGAACCACTCGGTCTCGAGCGGTTCCCAGACGGCCTGGAAGTCCGCTGCCGTCGGCATCGGGTTGCCCTGGCTGACGGCCGCGGAGAAGCCCTGCAGGTTTTCGGACAGTTCGCTGGATTCCTCGCCGTCGTCGGCGAAGGCGTTGTGGACCGGGATGAACCCGTGTTTGTCCGCCTGTTCGGCGATCAGGCTCGTGTTGGTCGTGTACCACTCCGCGAAGCCGATTGCCGAGTCGGCTCGCTCCTGGTCTTCGTCCATCGCGGCGGCGAAGTAGAACAGCTGGACGCCCGTGAATGGGCT from Natronosalvus rutilus includes:
- a CDS encoding sugar ABC transporter permease — encoded protein: MTMFESIRRKLAGDVRTAIDKPAEFRADVEYTIQGVRRGTISPRDVLIPAVSTLATLAFVFVLLLPIYWVLMIALQGEGATLYSTDSAGLIPEQFSLDAFVWVVGDLYIPGAIFRIAVPFTDIVYYFEWPRIVFLDASNYVDSTSDFPRYFWNSLFIGVATVVIAMSLIVPAAYAFSRREFAGRMKLLYGYILFTQIGGGLGIAALIALYTIFSSTGLTNNKLVLAVYYAAMAVPFNTWLLKTYMDSIPVSYEEAAIMDGASPFRVAWEIVLPLAKPGLATIFIFIFLTGWMEFIVAQLVLRPENYTLPVGLFSLVDTYTVPWGRFSAFALVYASPIVFVYMFAQRYIESGLSFGGVSG
- a CDS encoding carbohydrate ABC transporter permease, producing MQEWISDNSALLLVLPGLFFFSLFMFFPLLFTIYLSFTDAEPATVFQDGPGGLTGFFGLRGVENFVGLENYVAVLSDPAFWNSLGITWLFVAVSVTLKVAFGLFLAMLVTSDRVRGKRYLRSIIIIPWALPPIFTITIWKGVFSSARFGLANQAVMALGYGTQSWFNDRWLAFGTYLLTEMWLAYPFMVIITVSALQAVPDDLLDAAKVDGAGFVHRFLNVTVPSIKRPVMFAAILTAAASFTQFLIPYVFNRGGPGRANELIILYGYREAFTFDAYGAGAAIMMTAVVFIGIFMLAAVWKGQLAEGVN